The proteins below come from a single Ostrinia nubilalis chromosome Z, ilOstNubi1.1, whole genome shotgun sequence genomic window:
- the LOC135086525 gene encoding uncharacterized protein LOC135086525 isoform X2 — MISLAWLSLAMLAGTLAFPSEHMVTLCGRNLAAARTLICMENDSASEEHSIQKRAAFDDLEIQTYQKRRGLFRFLTEDIMWPKLSMRRSDAQALHHLSHSEVRERRFVDADDPGLTPPKGLVDECCLNPCNMDQLRSYC; from the exons ATGATTTCTTTAGCGTGGTTGTCCCTAGCCATGCTAGCGGGCACGCTAGCATTTCCCAGCGAGCATATGGTGACACTCTGTGGACGCAACCTGGCAGCCGCCCGTACATTGATCTGTATGGAGAATGACAGCGCATCCGAAGAACACAGCATCCAGAAGAGAGCCGCCTTTGATGACTTGGAGATCCAGACGTACCAGAAGAGAA GAGGTCTATTCCGCTTCCTAACCGAAGATATAATGTGGCCCAAGTTGTCTATGCGGCGCTCAGATGCGCAGGCGCTGCATCACTTATCCCATAGCGAGGTGCGCGAGAGGCGCTTCGTCGACGCCGACGATCCGGGACTCACCCCACCTAAGGGACTCGTGGACGAGTGCTGCCTCAATCCCTGCAATATGGACCAACTCCGCAGCTACTGCTAG
- the LOC135087120 gene encoding uncharacterized protein LOC135087120 codes for MRGFWSQVVTLAVIFQIALVSGKALIQQNQQTQQQLEHDSTKNPATAQRRDGYDYPAPPQDLVNPFQDHDGLHAHGDHHEVSDHGDHHEEHHDLHAEHHVDEHHHIEEHHDHHDHHDHHDPGYWKKKLIWKPGWKKIWKPAKKQIWKPSWKKIWKPIWVPTKIPVWKEIKVPDWKKIYKPEWKPIKVPAWKEVKVPDWKKITVPVYKDIVVPGWKDIQVPAWKKIWVPEWVKEGVPGEKYLGKDHDGWEYTSHDLWRKKLVWKPVWKKYWKPGKKQIWIPDKKLVWKDEWKQIWKTEKKQIWIDDKKLVWKEAWQQIWKPSKKLIWVPDKKLEWKEAWKQIWVPDWKDIWVPGVKKIWRPVWISEWFPSPDHHEHVHESHGWDRSDNNVTDSKDAKAVEPEPQVSQPANNAQQLTWQFPK; via the exons ATGCGAGGGTTCTGGAGCCAAGTG GTTACCCTAGCGGTAATTTTCCAAATCGCTCTAGTTTCGGGCAAGGCGTTAATACAACAAAACCAACAGACTCAGCAACAGTTGGAACATGATTCAACCAAAAACCCTGCCACAGCGCAGAGACGTGACGGGTACGATTACCCCGCACCACCCCAGGACCTCGTGAACCCGTTCCAGGATCACGACGGCCTTCACGCTCACGGCGACCACCACGAGGTGAGCGACCACGGCGATCACCACGAAGAGCACCACGACTTGCACGCCGAACACCACGTCGACGAGCATCACCATATCGAAGAACACCACGACCACCACGATCATCACGACCACCACGACCCGGGCTACTGGAAAAAGAAACTTATCTGGAAACCTGGATGGAAAAAGATCTGGAAGCCGGCCAAGAAACAAATTTGGAAGCCGTCATGGAAAAAGATCTGGAAGCCGATTTGGGTACCAACTAAAATACCAGTGTGGAAGGAAATCAAAGTTcctgactggaaaaaaatatacaaacccGAATGGAAACCCATCAAGGTACCAGCTTGGAAGGAAGTGAAAGTACCGGACTGGAAAAAAATCACAGTTCCTGTTTACAAAGATATCGTAGTACCGGGTTGGAAAGACATACAAGTACCAGCGTGGAAGAAGATTTGGGTGCCTGAGTGGGTAAAAGAAGGTGTTCCTGGAGAAAAGTATTTGGGTAAAGATCACGATGGTTGGGAATATACATCTCACGATCTATGGAGGAAGAAACTTGTGTGGAAACCTGTATGGAAGAAATATTGGAAGCCAGGCAAAAAGCAAATTTGGATCCCAGACAAAAAGTTAGTCTGGAAAGATGAGTGGAAGCAAATCTGGAAAACTGAAAAGAAACAAATCTGGATTGATGACAAGAAATTAGTATGGAAAGAAGCCTGGCAACAAATCTGGAAGCCCTCAAAGAAACTGATTTGGGTACCTGACAAGAAATTGGAATGGAAGGAAGCCTGGAAGCAAATCTGGGTCCCTGATTGGAAGGATATCTGGGTGCCGGGCGTGAAGAAGATTTGGAGGCCAGTATGGATATCTGAATGGTTCCCCTCACCTGACCACCACGAACATGTGCACGAGTCCCACGGTTGGGATCGTAGCGATAACAACGTGACTGACAGCAAAGACGCTAAAGCCGTTGAACCGGAGCCACAAGTAAGCCAGCCAGCAAATAATGCTCAGCAATTGACATGGCAGTtcccaaaataa